The nucleotide window TTTCGATGCTGTCGAACACCAGCGAAGACTTGTCGATACGTGATGACATTTCGGATCTCCATTCGCAGACCGGATTCGCACTTCGCCGTTGTCGGAACTTACCCGTCGGGATGCTATCACCGCAGACGAATCCCTGTTTTCGCCTTCTAGCTGGATTTGCAAGCGCGGTTTTCGGCCACCCGCAGACCATTCGCAATCGGCCTTTCTCAGTGCCGGGATGCCCGGAAACCCGCCATGGGCCGCACTCCGCCTCATTGTTCGTTTTGCAGCAACTGTGATTTCACCCTATCGGCATAGAAAAAAGATAGACGCCAACTAAACTGCATCTTGTCAGCGGCGCGCGTCTCATCCGACTCGCGGTGCTCCTAAAAATCGCATTGGAGATTCATCATGAAAAGCAAACTTCTTGCAGCCTTGCTCGTCGCAGCCACTACCGCTTTCGCTGCCCCCGCATTTGCCAGCGGCTACGGCCCGGCGCCTTCGTATCGTCCGTCGGTCGGCGCCCCGGCTTCGCAGCGCGGCCAAAGCGCGCAAACCGTCGCAGCCGAACGCAACGACGCGGTCGGTTCGGTCAATAGTTCGTACGGTGGCGTCGCGACGTCGTCTTCGGAATCGGGTAGCCGTCAACCGGACCAGTCTTTGAGTCGCCTGTACTCAGGTCACTAATCTAAAGGTCGTCTGCATACCAAGGCTGTAGAGAGGTGTCGAAATGTCGAAGATTATCGAAGGTGTGGCGGTGCTGGGTGCGCTGATGCTGTATCTGGCGCCCGCAATGATTGCGGACGCCAGAGAACGGAAAGACGCCTTTGCGGTGACCATGGTCAACATCCTGCTCGGATGGACAGTGATCGGTTGGTTCGCGGCGCTGATCTGGGCGCGGCACCCTGTGAGCGATCGCCGGCTGAAGCAGTTCGCGAAGCGGGCGCATCGCGCGGTCGCGCGAATCACGATCGATTCAATCGTCGCCCGGGCTGAATGTCGTGGTAGCTCGATCCGGGCGTTCAACCCTCGCCTGGTGCCGATCGTTGCGCGGATTGCGGCAAGCAGTGGCCGGCGGAGCTAGTCTTCATGCTCGAACCGCTTCGTTGTCCCGCGACCTCGTAAGTTTGGCCATGGTATTGCTTGCCATTGAGCTATGAATCCTTTTGGTGGGGTCGCCAACCGCCGCACAACGGCTATTACGGGGGTTGGCGTTCCAGTTTCTGGGAAGCTGATGGCACCACGGTCGTCACAAGGAAGATTGAGGTTGCGCGCCGTGCAATGCCGCAGATGTCGCCAAGGCATGGTTACGGCCCCAGCAGGTTGTCTTCCAGTTCCAGCCCTCGTTTCTCCCGGGACTGGAGTTCGCTCCAGACGTCGTCGTTAATCCGGAAGTTGCTCGATATCCCCGAAATGAGGGGCTGATAAGATTCGCTACCATTGTCCAGATTGACCGTTGCCTGCCAGACGGGCTTACCGCCGAGCGTTCGCACTTCGAGCCGGCTCAGACTGGTTGGGACTGCGTAAAAGCCGTCCGGGAAGATCCAGGCTGCATTATTCGAAAGCAACTCCTGAATTACCTGGTTGGCGGTACCGGTTCGTTGTATGTAGTCGATATAGTCCATGAACTTGCCTTGGAATGTTTCAAGCGGCAGTCGCGTGACAAACTCCGTCGTACCCGGCGGCAACATGGAATCCGGATCCTGATCGAACTCGTACAACTGTTCGCGCGTGCCGGCCGTGCTTTGCAAATGATAGTTTTTGTTTGAGGCGGGCAGTGTGACCTTGTTGCCGCGTGGATCCGCCAACTGCCAGCTTGACCTATATCCGGCGTCGTAGTCAGTGACAAACGGTGTAGCCACAGACTTGCCAACAGTCAGGTATTTCCCGTCCTCGGCATGAACGAGATGGGACGGGTTGGTGCCGGCGTGTCGAAAAACACCGTTCAGGTTCTGTGAATCCGTGGGGATCGCGCCCACGTAGAGGTAATCGTCGTGACCAACTCGTAAGACCTTGTTGTAGTCGTTCGCAAAGTGGAAACGACCGTCCTCGCCCATTGAGAATTGCCTCGTGCTTCCCGCTGTGCTAGAGGCGTAGGACTCTGAGTAGACGTAGAGGTTGTTCTGCCCGTCGGCATAAAGTATGTACGGGTATTGTCCGCCATAAGCACGCAAGGTCGTCGGCCCGTGATAGTCCTTACCGGCTGACTGCCGGATGGCCACCCAATGGACTTTCTCCCTGGCATTGAGATAAAACTTGGCCTGTGTCAGGTTGGGGTCTTGCTTGGGGGCGACGCCGACTTGCTGTCCGTTGCGCGTAACCGGTGACGAGAACGGCTTGTAAGCGGGCTCCTGCCAGGCAGGGCTGCTCATCGGGAAGCGGGCCAACTGGGGCTGCGCTCCGGCGGTTTGCGTCCGCCCGTACACGTCCCAGCGAAACGATGGGTTGAGCGTATAGTTCGATGCCCCCCCCTTTTGTTGCAGGTCTTGCGTCCGCCACCAGCCCAATATCTGAGTATTGTCGATGTATCCCATGGCGGCGAATTCGAGGTTTTCTGGCTTGAGGGTATGTCGGCCGAGACTGGCGTCGACACTCACCATATTGGGGGACGGCGCGACAGCGTATATATAGCCATCAGCGGACTGACTGCGCTGGCGGCGGATGGCAGCCGATGGTGATCCGAATGTTCCGAGGTAGCCGGCGCTGTCCGTCTCCCCATCGTGGGATGCGATGTCGAAATTGTGCATTTGCAGGTCGACGTCCCGCAGCGGTGTATTTCCGGCGCTGAACCCGCCTCTTTTTGCGACTTCGTTCGGTGTGTCCGTCGATGGACGAAAGAGCACCCATGGATCGGTGGTCGATTGCGAATCGCTCGAACGTTTGAGCTCAACGTGCTGCACATAATCTTGAAGCGAAGGACGGTTGTCGGCCGGTGCGGCTGGCAGGTTCGCGCGTGGTGGTACGAGCGGAGCAATCGGCCCCGGGCCGCCCATTTGTTCAAGTTGGGCCAGACTGACGTCTCGTGCGGGGGGCCTGCCGCTCGACGTCACGATTCCGGCTTCGCGGGCGAACCATGTGGTCGTGGCGTGGTTGATTCCGGCGTCGGCGCTATATCCCGTAGCGTAGATGCGACGTATAGCGGCAGACAGATCCTGAAAATTATTGTACGTATAAGCCCCGAAATTGGGATCGTAAAGCTCGTAGTGATCGCGCGCAACGTCAGCATCGACATTGAGCCGCTGCACGACGATCGGGCGGCTAGGGTCTCGTCTGGACGTTCCGGCGGCCTGGGGGTTCAACGACAGATCGATGACCACGAAGTCGTTGCGCAATGGGACAGGTGCGCTGTCACTGACGTACGGTTCGCCAAAGTGTGTTGTCAGATCGCTGACGAGATCGTCTTCTGTTCGGATATTATCCGAACCGCTGTGCCGGATGTGATTCGCGAGATCGGTGGTTGAGGCCCACTGATAATACCCGTGAAAGTAATTCGAACGCTCGACGAAATTCGCGCGTATGCCCGCGTTGCTCGACAATCCGCGTAAGCTGTTCGTGGCACCGCTGAGCGTTGTCACTACTCCACCGGTGACTTGCCGTAGCACAAATGATCCCAAGCTCTCGGCCGGGCTACGGAGACCGGACCGCTCCGCGCCGCCCGGAAAGAGGGTGTCAAGCGATAGACCGTTTGAGGACGCTGCATGCTCTCGGTAGATCTGACCTTCACAGTCGGGCTCGGGCGGTCCATAACCGGCGCTCCCCTGTTGCGGCGCGAGAGCTCGCGCCGGCGTGTGATTTGCATGCGGCGTCGGTGAGTACGCTTGCAGTCTTAACGGCATGACTTGATACTCGCGCCCAGGTCTGAAAGAGGGCAGCTCGTCGAAAGGGCTGCGGATCCTGAAGGCGGAGTCCAGATATCGGTTTAACGCTTGTTCTGTATTGCCCCAGTTCGCATATTCGAATGCGCCATTGTTAGGATCGAAGATCGTGTAATGATTGTTCCGTCCCATCTGAATGAGAATTGCGTGCCCGTAGTCCTTTTTATGAGTTGGCGACTCCAGGCTCAGTTGGACGTGCGCGATGTCGTTGGGATTCCGCAGCAAACTGTGCATTTGGACGACAAAGCGGCTGATGCGGCTATCGCGCGGCTCGTTGGAGGACTTGAATGTGATCGACGGCCGCGGCGCATAGTGGCTGTAGCCAAGCGTAGTGCTGTCGATCTGGAAGCTTGCGATGCGACCGAACATGTCTCGCCGCGGGACGGAAGCACCGGCGTCCGCGCGCATGTCGTGCACAGCAGACCTTAGCGGCGACGAGGGCGGATTCGGAGATCCCGTGGTCGTTTGCTGATCGCTCCAGGCGCGATCGATCCGGCGCATGACCTCTCGAACCATTCCTCCGCATAGGCCGCGACCCGCGTCCGCGGTTTCCGGATAATCGCGTTGATCGAATCGTTCGGATGCAACGGCGTTCTGCGCCAACGCGTCGCCGCCACGATCCATGATGCATCTACTGAGAGCCGGACCCCGTTTGACCCGCGGCCCATGGTTGCCGGACTCGTCAGCGTGCTGAAGGGCGGTAGGCATGACCGAGCCGAGGTGGTTCTCGTTTCTGGCGTTGGCTTTCCCTGGTGCCGGAACGACTCCGGTGGACAACGTGCTTACGTCGCGAGCGGCACACGCGTGCTGGCCGGCGTGGAGATTTGCGCGGTAGTTCGTCATGAGGTCTGCCGGAAGAGCGATTCCAGTCCGCCTGTTCGGCTGCGCCTCGTGGGTGCCGCCCGTATCGTTGGCGGTTCGCTGCAGGTGGTTGCCTGCGTCGTCCCGGCCGCGCGCGGACCCGTTGCCGCGTGCGCCATTTGGGCTAGCGGCGTGTACGCGCCGTTGCCTGCCGCTGCCCTGAGCGGCGCCTGAACTGGACGCGGCGCTGTCGGCGTTCTGCTCATCGGTTGAGAGGTCGTTGCTGCCGATGGTGACGCAGCTTTGGTTTACGCCGGAGACGTGCATGGTCGATGCTCCCGGAAATGAAACGCTAAGGTGTATTTCGGGGATCGGGAGATCCTTGCAGAAGATCGTAGGCATGACAGTTGGTCCCCTGGTGGTATCGGGGTATGGCATGTCGGAGTGGTCATCCCGGGGTATCGGAAGCATCGCTTGTCAGGCCGTTTCCATCGGTCATCAGACGCGACATCTCAGCCAAACGGCATTCGTCCGTCGCCAGATTCCCTGCGCGCACGCCAAGCGTCCCGAGGCCGGAAGGCGATCTGTCCATGGCATGGAAGAGCGCCGTATGCCCATGCACCACGTTCCAATCGCCGCGCAAGCGCGGCGTCCGGTGAGGCAGTCGTGAAGAACCTCATGGTGTCGATCGATAAGCCTATGTCGTACGACGAAGTTATCGACGCGTGGCGCGTCGGCGCACTCGCGCTTGTTCGTATATGGAAGAGGATGCAAGAAGATTGAGTGTCGCGGTATCGCGCCGCTCCACTCCATTACAGTGGTATAAGCTGCAGGGCAAAGGATATGTCACCGTCGGTAATCACGGCGAGGACTCCCTGGAAATGCTCACCGTCGGCTCAGACAAGGTGCAGGTGCGCTTGAATCGCGGTGATCTCGCACCTCCTGGGATACCTTACTTTTTTTGCGCGACCTCCTGGAACGTCTCACCTTGCGGGCTGTCTGCCACGAGTCGCGGTGCTGTCTGAATGCCTGAAACGCCTCACTTTTACGGGATTCTCGATATCCTGCCCCGACGTGCCTTGCCTGCCGACGTTGCGGATCGCGGAAGAGAGGGTCGCCACTTATTTGTCACGAAAAGGGTCGCTTTAAAAAGTCGCAACTTATTTGTGAAGTGACAATGGGTTAGAACTTCACCTTCAACTGAAAGCCAATGGTGAACGGAAGATTATCCGATGGAATTGGTGGGATCACGATGAAGTTCGCGCCCACACGCTTGTATTCGACCATGACGATCGGCGCGACCACCGGCCCGATCGTATGGTCGCGGCCTATGCCCCAGTTGCCGTAGTTATAGCCCGAGATGATCCCGCCGATGGCCGCGATCCGCACGATGCCCCAGTGCGCGAACTCCGGCGCCCATACCCCGCCGCCGTAGTAGGAAGGCCGGCGCAACGAGTTGCGAAAGCCGCCGGCAGTCAACGCCCATTGGTTGTTGAGCCAGCATTCGACGCCAAGGCCCGGGTTGAACTGCTCGAAATGCGTGTTCGGGTCAGGGTTGATGTGATACGAACCCAGCATGGCGTCGACCCATACGCCGCCCTCGCACCAGTTGCCGGCATGCGCGGTGGACGCAGCGGCGAGGCTGGCAACGAGCGCCACTGCGGTACGCCGGATGTGCTTGTTGATCTGTCGAAAGTGCATGTCCTCTCCGCCACCGGTCGAGCGCCGGCGTCATCTATGTTCTGGGTATGCTTGTTTGCCGTCCGTCGCGCACTGTACCTCAAGCCGCACACGCGATGTTGAGGACACGCTCGGGCGCGCGAGAAGGCGTGCCCGGCAGCGCAGACACAACAGTAACGGAGAACCGATGGCAGAGCGGTGAACGCGCACCACGCGTTCGCCCGCGGAGGGTCAAAGGCCGAGATCGGACAGGCTCGGATGGTCGTCGGGGCGGCGGCCGAGGGGCCAGTGATATAGACGGTCGGCTTCGCGAATCGGCATATCGTTGATGCTCGCGTGACGGTGCGCCATCAGTCCGTGCTCGTCGAATTCCCAGTTCTCGTTGCCGTACGAGCGGAACCAGTTGTTCGAATCGTCGTGCCATTCATAGGCAAAACGCACGGCGATGCGGTTATCGGTGAACGCCCACAGTTCCTTGATCAAACGGTAATCGAGTTCTCTCGCCCATTTACGGCGCAACAAGCCGACAATCTCCGCGCGACCATTCGTGAATTCGGCGCGGTTGCGCCATACGCTATCCACCGTGTAGGCAAGCGACACGCGCTCGGGGTCGCGGGTATTCCAGCCGTCTTCTGCGGCACGCACTTTCTGGATCGCGGTTTCGCGTGTGAAGGGCGGCAGCGGCGGGCGGGTTTCAATCGAGTCGGCCATGATAGTTCCTCAGTCAGGTTGCGGTTCGCCGGGATGGCGTCGTTTGCTTGCGGGTGTGCCTGACTCGCTCGCACACTCCGCGTCGAGCAGGACTTGGGCTGCGGCTTGCGCGTCGAGTGCGGCGTCGGGCTCGCCGCTCACCAGCGCCACGGCAATGGCGCCGTCGAGCAGGATCAGCCATTGACGCGACAGGCGCGCCGCGCGACGGGTGTCGAGGTCCGACTCCGCCGCGAATGCTTCGCATTCGGTTCGCACGAACGCCAGCAGGCGCTCCTTGTGATGGCGCGCGACGATCCGGATCGGGTCGTCCGCGGAGGCAATCTCACCGGACGCATTCAGAAACGCGCAACCGTGAAAATCCTCCGACGCAAACCATTCGCGCAGCACCTCGAACATGCCGAGCAGGCGTTTGCGCGCCGTCTTGCCATGCCGTTGCGTGCCGGCGATAAACCAGTTCATCCAGCGTTCGTCGCGCCGGTCGAGCGCGGCCGCCACGAGCGCGTCTTTCGATTCGAAATGCGTGTAAAAGCTTTTGCGCGCCGTGCCGGACTGCTTGACGATCGCGTCCACGCCGGTTGCGTGAATGCCGCCGGCGTAGATCAGCGCCTCAGCCGCATCCAGCAGCCGCTCGCGCGCGCTGCCCGGGGCGACTGATTCAGTGTGAGTTTCGGTATCCATGCGCGAAGAGTAGAACGATCATTCTACCTCGTCAAGTCTTTTGCGTTTTTGCAGGTGGGAGGCGCGAACTGCTATCTTGAGCACGATCGGTCAACGGGAACGAACTTCATGAGCACACTGACTCTCCGCGCCACCTTCGTGCGCGCCTTGCTCAGCGCAACACTACTGACGGCGGTCGCCTGCACGCCCGTGCAAGTGCTCACGCATACGGTCAGCCAGAATGAAACACGCGTGCCGCCCGGACACTACGAAATCGATCCGGATCACTGCAGCATCACCTTCGACATCGATCACTTCAAGTATTCGCGCTTCACGGCGCGCTTCGATCGCAAGACGGGAGAACTTGACTGGAACGAAGGCGGTCTGGACAAGAGCACGGCATCGGTGACGGTCGACGCCGCTAGCATCGATACAAATGTGCCGTTGCTCGACAAGATGGTGAAGAGCGGCAATATGCTCGACGTGGAGCGCTATCCGGAGATTCGCTTCGTTAGCACGCGTTTTGAGCGCACCGGTGAATCGCGCGGCACGTTGACTGGCGATCTGACGATTCGCGGCGTCACGCAACCGGTCACGCTCGACGTCACCTTCAACGGATTTGCCCCCGATCCGCTCACGAAAAACGACACGCTTGGCTTTTCCGCCGAGGGTCATTTCAGTCGCGCGAAGTTCGGCCTGGCGACGTGGTATCCGGCCGTCGGCGATGATATTCATGTGCGCATTCAGGCCGAGTTCGTTAAAACGCCCGCAGGCGGGTGAGCGCGGTGCGGGCGTTTTGAACAAAGCGTTTTGCGCTGTGTGCGCGCTGCTACGATTGCGCGCGTCAGAGCAGGTTCGTGCGTTAACTCACGCGGCCGTCCAGTCGAGAATCACCTTGCCGCTCTCGCCGGAGAGCATCGTGGCGAACGCTTCCTGATAGTCGTCAACCTTGAAATGGTGCGTGAGGATCGGCGAGAGATCCAGGCCGCTTTGCAGCATCGCGACCATCTTGTACCAGGTCTCGAACATCTCGCGCCCATAAATGCCCTTGATTTCGAGGCCTTTAAAGATCACCTGGGTCCAGTCGATCGCGGTCTGCGCGGGCGGAATGCCGAGCAGCGCAATCTTGCCGCCGTGGTTCATCGCTTCGAGCATGCTGGTGAAGGCGCTCGGCACACCTGACATTTCCAGCCCGACGTCGAAACCCTCCGTCATGTGCAGGTCCGCCATCACGTCGCGCAACGATTCGCGCGAGACGTTGACCGCGCGCGTCGCGCCCATTTTGCGCGCGAGTTCAAGGCGATAGTCGTTGACGTCGGTGATCACGACATTGCGCGCGCCCACGTGTTTCGCGATCGCCACGGCCATGATGCCGATGGGTCCGGCGCCGGTAATCAACACGTCTTCGCCGACCAGATTGAACGACAGCGCGGTATGCGTGGCGTTGCCGAACGGATCGAAAATCGCAGCGAGGTCGTCGGAAATCTCGGGCGGAATCTTGAATGCGTTGAATGCCGGAATCACCAGATACTCGGCAAACGCGCCTTCACGATTCACGCCGACGCCCACGGTATTGCGGCACAAATGCCGGCGGCCCGCGCGACAATTGCGGCAGAAGCCGCACGTGATATGTCCTTCGCCCGACACGCGATCGCCGATCGCAAAGCCGCGCACTTCCTGGCCCATTTCGACGATTTCACCCACGTATTCGTGGCCGACATGCATCGGTACGGGAATCGTTTTTTGCGCCCAGTCATCCCACTTCCAGATGTGAATATCGGTGCCGCAAATCGCGGTGCGCGTGATGCGGATCATCACGTCGTTATGGCCGACTTCGGGTTTCTTGACGTCCGTGAGCGTGAGGCCCGGAGCGCGTTCGAGTTTTGCCAATGCTTTCATGTGCGCCTCCGGATTAAATGACGCCGAGTTCACGGCCGACGCGCGCGAATGCATCCACCGCGCGGTCGATCTGTTCGGGCGTGTGGGCGGCGCTCATCTGCGTGCGAATGCGCGCGCGGCCTTTTGGCACGACCGGGAACGAGAAGCCGATCACGTACACGCCTTCTTTCAACAGTGCGTCGGCCATTTTCGAAGCGAGTTGCGCGTCGCCGAGCATGACCGGAATGATCGGATGTTCGCCAGGAACGAGCGTGAAGCCGAGCGCGCTCATCTTGCTGCGGAAATGCGCGCCGTTTTCGCGCACACGTGCGCGCAGTTGTGCGCCTTCATCGCTTGCCAGCAATTCGAGCACTTTCAGCGAAGCGGCGGCAATGCTCGGCGTCAGCGTGTTCGAGAACAGATAGGGACGTGAGCGCTGCCGGAGCAACTCCACAACCTCCTTGCGCGCGGCCACGTAGCCGCCCGATGCGCCGCCCAGCGCTTTACCCAGCGTGCCGGTAATGATGTCGACGCGCGACAGCACGCCACAATGTTCCGGCGTGCCGCGCCCGTGTTCGCCGACAAAGCCCACCGCGTGCGAATCGTCCACCATCACGAGCGCGCCGTAACGGTCGGCCAGATCGCAGATGCCGGCAAGGTTGGCGATGATGCCGTCCATGGAAAACACGCCGTCGGTCGCGATCAGTTTGAAGCGCGCGCCGGCGGCCTCCGCTTCGACCAGTTTTGCTTCGAGATCGGCGAGATCGTTGTTCTTGTAGCGAAAGCGCTTCGCCTTCGAAAGCCGCACGCCGTCGATGATGCTCGCGTGATTCAGTTCGTCGCTGATGATCGCGTCGTTTTCGTCGAGCAGGGTTTCGAACAGGCCGCCGTTTGCATCGAAGCAACTGGAGTAGAGGATGCAATCGTCCGTTTGCAAAAACGCGGCGAGCGCGTTTTCCAGATCCTTATGCACGGTTTGCGTGCCGCAGATGAAACGTACCGACGCCATGCCGAAGCCGTCGTTGTCGAGGCCTTGCTTGGCGGCGTCGATCAGCCGGGCGTCGCCGGCGAGACCGAGGTAGTTGTTCGCGCAGAAGTTCAGCACGCCGGTACCGTTAGCCAGTCGAATCTCGGCCGATTGCGGGCTGGCGATCACGCGCTCGTTCTTGTAAAAGCCGTCAGCGCGAATCTGATCGAGGGTGCCGCGCAGATGGGCGAGGTAAAGGTCACGCATGAACCAGACTCCTGAAAAGGGTAATAGCGCCCGTGTCAGCGTGTTCGGCAGGTGCGACCACGAGGCGGCCTGTTATAGTCGGCTGTCAGTTTTATCGGATATTTTCGTTTTTCCGAACTAAAATCCGGTATGTCGAACAACTCTAAACGATGGGTCAAGAAATGGCAAGTTCGGGTATCCGCCGCGCCGCGGCCAACGCGGCGCCCACTTCAGGCGCAACGTCGGTGCCGGCAGTTGCGGCGCCGCCGCGCGTCGGCGAGCAGATTCAGCGTTTGCGCGCCGAACGGCGCATGACGCTCGACGATCTGTCGCGCGCGGCCGGCGTGTCGAAATCGATGCTCTCGGAGATCGAGCGCGACAAGGCCAATCCGACGATCGCGGTCGCCTGGCGTCTGACCAACGCGCTCGGCGTCAGCCTCGATTCGCTGTTCGCGCCGCAAAAGACGCCGGAAGCGATCGCCGTCTCCGGTCCGCACGAGATTCCCACCTTGAGCGGGCACGACGCCAAGTATCAGTTACGCGTGTGGGGGCCGATCGAGCTGGCCGGCAAGTTCGAATGGTACGAGTTGACGCTGCAGCCGGGCGGGGCGCTGGTGTCGAACGCGCACGAACCCGGCACGCGCGAGCATCTGACCGTGCTGCAAGGATCGATCGAAATCGAGGCGGCCGGCACGACGAAACGGCTGAAGGCAGCGGACACCGCGCGCTACGTCGCCGACGAGCCGCACGCGATCCGCAACGCCGGCAAGGGCGAGGCGAAGGCGCTGCTAGTGGTGATTCACGGCTGATCTTTCGGCGCACCGTGGCTAGCAGTTGGCGGAATCGGCACTTCGGCCGAGGTTGCATCCAACACTGTATATTTGTACAGTACGGGGTATCGACTGGAGCCGATCATGAACAACCTGACAACCGACTCGACCGACCACGCTCTGGCCGCGCTGCGCTATCAAACCGCGGCGCGCGATCTCGAACGGATCGTGCGCAATATTGCTGCGCGCTACATCGTGCAGCAGGTGCCGCTCACCTGGCGTTTGCTGCATGCCATCGAAGCCGAAGCGCTGGCGGACCTCGGCTTCGCCAGCCGGCACGACGCGGTGATGCTGGGTCTTTTTCAGCGGCCGTCCGATCTGCCCTATCCGGAATCGGACGAGGCGGTGGATTTCGGCACGTCCACGGCACTGCCGGCAGTGTTTGCGTTCGCGGTCAGTGCCTATGAAGAGGCGGCACGTCGCGCTGCGCAACCGTCGTCGGAGAACGCGCCTCTCAAACGCGCGCGCGCTTGGGGCGACTGACTGAGGGCTGCATTTCCAGCGGTTGCCACCTACAATGTGTGCAACTAACAGAAAGATAGCTTATGTCACCTCCTCATCTGACCGACCCGGTCCCACGTCCCGCGCCGTCCACGGATCTCTTCGATCGGCAACGTGAAGACTGGCGTCGCGATCCGCAAATCGCTTTCGACGCATGGCTTGCCAAACAGCATTTCCGCCGTTCCTCCGCTGAAGTCTACCAGGCGCAATGGGGGCTTTTTCTCGAATGGCTGAGTCTGCGCCAGAAAAGCCTGGTCACGGTCGATGCTCACGCGATTGCTGAGTTTGTCGCTGGTCTCGACGTCAAAAAGACCCAACGTGCGCGGTATTTACGGCTGATCGAACGGGTGCTGGATCATGTGCGCGAAATCGAATCCGCTTCGACCAATCCAGCACGCTTCATTGCTCAGGATGGCGAAGCAGCGTGGCGAAACGCGCGCGATAACGAGCCGACCGGCTTTCTCAGCCACGCCGAACGAACCGCGCTGATCGCGCATCTGTTTTCGGCGTTACCGGCCTTATCTGCGGCGCAACGGTGGAGGGAGCGGCGCGACCGCGCTTTGATCGCTGTATTTTTAGGCGGCGGATTGAAGACGGGCGAGGCCGCTGCGCTTACGGTTAGTTGCGTGAATGCCGGAACGCCCTGGGTGACGATCGAGTCAGCCAACCCAATGCTCACACGGCGCACCCGGCTCGCGCCTTTCGCTGCGGCCATTCTCGACGCGTGGCTTGCGGAACGGCGGTTGTCGGAATTGGCCGGCAATCTCGTTTTCCCCGCATCGCCTTCCGGAAGGCCCATGCATAAAGCCACCATGCTGCGTGCGGTCGACGCCTTGATCGACGGAGCCGGGATCGCCGAGTCGCGAGCGTCGCGAGCCAGTCCGCAAACATTGCGGAATACGTTTGCGGCGGATCTGTTCGAGAGTGGAGTCGAGGCGGAACTGGTCGGACAATGGCTGGGATTTGTGCAGGCGGTGTCGGCGAACCGTCTATATCGCGCGTGGCAAAACTGGATGGATCAGCAGGATTCTCCCGCCGCCGACGTTCCGGATCCCGCGGTTCCGCCCTTGCCCGCACCTAGACGCGACGGGCGTTTGACGAGGAAAAGGGGAGCCGGCGAGTCCTGAAATTCCTCACCTTTCGAGTCCCGAATTTCCTCACCTTTGCCGATTTATCCGCTATGGCACCGCGTCAAACGTCATGCCGACGCCGCAATCGGGTCGCTCGACAGAAACCGGCTAACCGCCTCCAGCCTTGATTCGCCGAGTCCCGACGAGTGATCGCACTCCGGACATTGCAGTTCGAAACGGTGATTGACTTGCGACAGTTCCGGCTCACCTTCCTCACATTTTGGACACCGCAGTGGGAGGGCGACGTGACCATCCGCCGCCGTGCCGATCGCCCTTAATTCGTCGCCCGTCAAGCGGTCGGCTTCGACTAGCGAGCAGAGCAGAGTCGCGATCGCCGGATCGATTCCTTGCTGACCGCGCAGGACGGCGACTTCTTTCGCGAGCGCGTCCACTTCATCCGATTGCTCGCGCAGTTGGGCGTCGAGCCGGTCGCCGCGCGCCTTGGCCGCGGCGATTTGCTGAATAAACTCAAATTCCTTGCGGCTCGCGTCGCGCACCCCGGACTGATAAGTGGCCGCCATGCTGCGCAAGGAATCAAGTTCGACCAGCATCGGCTTGACGCGCCGCTCGGCTTCGGCGACGGCGTCCTTGATCTGCTGCGCATAGTGTTCAGTGCTTTGGCGCAATTCGACG belongs to Paraburkholderia aromaticivorans and includes:
- the tdh gene encoding L-threonine 3-dehydrogenase, with amino-acid sequence MKALAKLERAPGLTLTDVKKPEVGHNDVMIRITRTAICGTDIHIWKWDDWAQKTIPVPMHVGHEYVGEIVEMGQEVRGFAIGDRVSGEGHITCGFCRNCRAGRRHLCRNTVGVGVNREGAFAEYLVIPAFNAFKIPPEISDDLAAIFDPFGNATHTALSFNLVGEDVLITGAGPIGIMAVAIAKHVGARNVVITDVNDYRLELARKMGATRAVNVSRESLRDVMADLHMTEGFDVGLEMSGVPSAFTSMLEAMNHGGKIALLGIPPAQTAIDWTQVIFKGLEIKGIYGREMFETWYKMVAMLQSGLDLSPILTHHFKVDDYQEAFATMLSGESGKVILDWTAA
- a CDS encoding glycine C-acetyltransferase, with amino-acid sequence MRDLYLAHLRGTLDQIRADGFYKNERVIASPQSAEIRLANGTGVLNFCANNYLGLAGDARLIDAAKQGLDNDGFGMASVRFICGTQTVHKDLENALAAFLQTDDCILYSSCFDANGGLFETLLDENDAIISDELNHASIIDGVRLSKAKRFRYKNNDLADLEAKLVEAEAAGARFKLIATDGVFSMDGIIANLAGICDLADRYGALVMVDDSHAVGFVGEHGRGTPEHCGVLSRVDIITGTLGKALGGASGGYVAARKEVVELLRQRSRPYLFSNTLTPSIAAASLKVLELLASDEGAQLRARVRENGAHFRSKMSALGFTLVPGEHPIIPVMLGDAQLASKMADALLKEGVYVIGFSFPVVPKGRARIRTQMSAAHTPEQIDRAVDAFARVGRELGVI
- a CDS encoding helix-turn-helix domain-containing protein, producing the protein MGQEMASSGIRRAAANAAPTSGATSVPAVAAPPRVGEQIQRLRAERRMTLDDLSRAAGVSKSMLSEIERDKANPTIAVAWRLTNALGVSLDSLFAPQKTPEAIAVSGPHEIPTLSGHDAKYQLRVWGPIELAGKFEWYELTLQPGGALVSNAHEPGTREHLTVLQGSIEIEAAGTTKRLKAADTARYVADEPHAIRNAGKGEAKALLVVIHG
- a CDS encoding DUF2471 family protein: MNNLTTDSTDHALAALRYQTAARDLERIVRNIAARYIVQQVPLTWRLLHAIEAEALADLGFASRHDAVMLGLFQRPSDLPYPESDEAVDFGTSTALPAVFAFAVSAYEEAARRAAQPSSENAPLKRARAWGD
- a CDS encoding tyrosine-type recombinase/integrase; the protein is MSPPHLTDPVPRPAPSTDLFDRQREDWRRDPQIAFDAWLAKQHFRRSSAEVYQAQWGLFLEWLSLRQKSLVTVDAHAIAEFVAGLDVKKTQRARYLRLIERVLDHVREIESASTNPARFIAQDGEAAWRNARDNEPTGFLSHAERTALIAHLFSALPALSAAQRWRERRDRALIAVFLGGGLKTGEAAALTVSCVNAGTPWVTIESANPMLTRRTRLAPFAAAILDAWLAERRLSELAGNLVFPASPSGRPMHKATMLRAVDALIDGAGIAESRASRASPQTLRNTFAADLFESGVEAELVGQWLGFVQAVSANRLYRAWQNWMDQQDSPAADVPDPAVPPLPAPRRDGRLTRKRGAGES